The Actinocatenispora sera genome has a window encoding:
- a CDS encoding beta-phosphoglucomutase family hydrolase, whose amino-acid sequence MLGLPNGVRACLFDLDGVLTRTAVVHAEAWRQMFDAYLEERARREHAIAQPFTQSDYDRYVDGKPRQDGTRSFLASRGITLPEGSPDDPPSAETVRGLGNRKNELVLRLIHDQGVDAYPGSVRYVLAARRAGLRRAVVSSSANCRDVLAAAGIQDLFEEIVDGVVAARDGLAGKPAPDTFLAAARTLGVAPGEAAVFEDALSGVAAGRAGRFGLVIGVDRSGQADALREHGADLVVGDLAELIDADIPEAEPHTARH is encoded by the coding sequence GTGTTGGGGCTTCCGAACGGCGTCCGCGCCTGCCTGTTCGATCTTGACGGTGTGCTCACCCGCACCGCCGTGGTGCATGCCGAGGCGTGGCGGCAGATGTTCGACGCGTACCTCGAAGAGCGTGCGCGCCGTGAGCATGCCATCGCGCAGCCCTTCACACAGAGCGACTACGACCGGTACGTCGACGGGAAGCCGCGGCAGGACGGGACCCGTTCGTTCCTCGCTTCCCGCGGCATCACCCTGCCGGAGGGCTCGCCCGACGACCCGCCGAGCGCCGAGACCGTGCGCGGCCTGGGCAACCGGAAGAACGAGCTGGTGCTGCGGCTGATCCACGACCAGGGCGTGGACGCCTACCCCGGCTCGGTGCGGTACGTGCTGGCCGCGCGCCGGGCCGGCCTGCGCCGGGCCGTGGTGTCCTCCAGCGCGAACTGCCGCGACGTGCTGGCGGCGGCCGGCATCCAGGACCTGTTCGAGGAGATCGTGGACGGGGTCGTCGCCGCGCGCGACGGCCTGGCCGGCAAGCCGGCACCGGACACGTTCCTCGCCGCGGCCCGCACCCTGGGCGTGGCGCCCGGCGAGGCGGCCGTGTTCGAGGACGCGCTGTCCGGCGTCGCGGCCGGCCGGGCCGGCAGGTTCGGCCTGGTCATCGGGGTCGACCGGTCCGGCCAGGCCGACGCGCTGCGCGAGCACGGCGCCGACCTGGTCGTCGGCGACCTCGCCGAGCTCATCGACGCCGACATCCCCGAGGCAGAGCCGCATACCGCGCGGCACTGA